One genomic segment of Drosophila melanogaster chromosome 3L includes these proteins:
- the MED11 gene encoding mediator complex subunit 11 → MNPLDKIHALDEIEKEIILCMQSAGQALQELGKEKSSQKNAETQSQQFLKSLSSVESKLSEQINYLTQVSTGQPHEGSGYASAKVLQMAWHRIQHARSRVRELEETKAKHSHAARQQLKRQQEHAAAQQQQQQQQQQQQQQQQMQQAAQQQQQQTGGGNAGSGDHPMGGDSSMSTN, encoded by the exons ATGAATCCTCTGGACAAAATACACGCTCTAGATGAGATCGAAAAGGAGATAATCCTGTGCATGCAAAGTGCAG GACAAGCCTTGCAGGAGTTGGGCAAGGAAAAGTCTTCCCAGAAAAATGCGGAGACCCAGTCGCAGCAGTTTCTCAAGAGTCTGTCCAGCGTGGAATCGAAGCTGTCCGAGCAGATCAACTACTTGACCCAGGTGTCCACGGGTCAGCCACACGAGGGTTCCGGCTATGCATCCGCCAAAGTGCTCCAAATGGCTTGGCATCGCATTCAGCACGCTAGGTCCAGAGTGCGTGAACTTGAGGAAACTAAGGCCAAACACTCACATGCAGCTCGTCAGCAGTTGAAGCGTCAGCAGGAACATGCCGCcgcccagcaacagcagcagcaacaacaacagcagcagcagcaacaacaacagatgcaacaggcggcacaacagcagcaacaacaaaccgGAGGAGGAAATGCCGGCAGCGGAGATCATCCCATGGGCGGAGACTCCTCAATGTCAACCAACTAA
- the ftz-f1 gene encoding ftz transcription factor 1, isoform D produces the protein MLLEMDQQQATVQFISSLNISPFSMQLEQQQQPSSPALAAGGNSSNNAASGSNNNSASGNNTSSSSNNNNNNNNDNDAHVLTKFEHEYNAYTLQLAGGGGSGSGNQQHHSNHSNHGNHHQQQQQQQQQQQQHQQQQQEHYQQQQQQNIANNANQFNSSSYSYIYNFDSQYIFPTGYQDTTSSHSQQSGGGGGGGGGNLLNGSSGGSSAGGGYMLLPQAASSSGNNGNPNAGHMSSGSVGNGSGGAGNGGAGGNSGPGNPMGGTSATPGHGGEVIDFKHLFEELCPVCGDKVSGYHYGLLTCESCKGFFKRTVQNKKVYTCVAERSCHIDKTQRKRCPYCRFQKCLEVGMKLEAVRADRMRGGRNKFGPMYKRDRARKLQVMRQRQLALQALRNSMGPDIKPTPISPGYQQAYPNMNIKQEIQIPQVSSLTQSPDSSPSPIAIALGQVNASTGGVIATPMNAGTGGSGGGGLNGPSSVGNGNSSNGSSNGNNNSSTGNGTSGGGGGNNAGGGGGGTNSNDGLHRNGGNGNSSCHEAGIGSLQNTADSKLWYLAQKPEQNSMNIRTQTKLNDKRTSTNIEKKLSLHKHICGKGFNLIMQQVFDSGTHPSSTADALIEPLRVSPMIREFVQSIDDREWQTQLFALLQKQTYNQVEVDLFELMCKVLDQNLFSQVDWARNTVFFKDLKVDDQMKLLQHSWSDMLVLDHLHHRIHNGLPDETQLNNGQVFNLMSLGLLGVPQLGDYFNELQNKLQDLKFDMGDYVCMKFLILLNPSVRGIVNRKTVSEGHDNVQAALLDYTLTCYPSVNDKFRGLVNILPEIHAMAVRGEDHLYTKHCAGSAPTQTLLMEMLHAKRKG, from the exons ATGTTATTAGAAATGGATCAGCAACAGGCGACCGTACAGTTTATATCGTCGCTGAATATATCGCCGTTCAGCatgcagctggagcagcagcagcagccctCCAGTCCCGCTCTGGCCGCCggtggcaacagcagcaacaacgcgGCCAGCggtagcaacaacaacagcgccagcggcaacaacaccagcagcagcagcaacaacaacaacaacaataacaacgacAATGATGCACACGTTCTAACGAAATTCGAGCACGAATACAATGCCTACACGTTGCAGTTGGCCGGAGGCGGTGGGAGTGGCAGCGGCAATCAGCAGCACCACAGCAACCACAGCAACCACGgcaaccaccaccagcagcagcagcaacaacagcaacagcagcagcaacatcagcagcagcagcaagaacactaccagcagcaacagcaacagaataTCGCCAACAATGCCAATCAATTCAACTCCTCGTCCTACTCGTATATATACAATTTCGATTCACAGTATATATTCCCGACAGGCTACCAGGACACCACCTCCTCACACTCGCAACAGagcggaggaggcggtggcggcggcggtggcaacCTGCTAAACGGCAGCTCCGGCGGCAGCTCCGCCGGCGGTGGCTACATGCTGCTCCCCCAGGCGGCCAGCTCCAGTGGCAATAATGGCAATCCGAATGCCGGCCACATGTCCTCCGGTTCCGTGGGCAATGGCAGCGGAGGCGCTGGCAATGGCGGAGCGGGCGGCAACTCCGGTCCCGGCAATCCCATGGGCGGTACGAGCGCCACGCCGGGACACGGCGGCGAGGTGATCGACTTCAAGCACCTGTTCGAGGAGCTTTGCCCCGTGTGTGGCGACAAGGTGAGCGGCTACCACTACGGCCTGCTCACCTGCGAGTCCTGCAAGGGATTCTTCAAGCGCACCGTGCAGAACAAGAAGGTCTACACCTGCGTGGCGGAGCGGTCGTGCCACATCGacaagacgcagcgcaagcgGTGTCCCTACTGCCGATTCCAGAAGTGCCTCGAGGTGGGCATGAAGCTAGAGG CTGTTCGAGCGGATAGAATGCGTGGTGGACGCAACAAATTCGGACCCATGTACAAACGGGATCGCGCGCGGAAGTTGCAAGTGATGCGGCAGCGGCAGTTGGCGCTGCAAGCGCTGCGCAACTCGATGGGTCCGGACATCAAGCCAACGCCGATCTCGCCGGGCTACCAGCAAGCATATCCAAATATGAACATTAAGCAGGAAATTCAAATACCTCAG GTATCCTCACTCACCCAATCTCCGGACTCGTCGCCCAGCCCCATAGCAATTGCGTTGGGACAGGTGAACGCGAGCACGGGCGGTGTTATAGCCACGCCCATGAACGCCGGCACTGGCGGCAGTGGGGGCGGTGGTCTGAACGGACCAAGTTCCGTGGGCAACGGCAATagcagcaacggcagcagcaacggcaacaacaacagcagcacgGGCAACGGAACGtccggaggaggaggtggcaATAATGcgggcggcggaggaggaggaaccAATTCCAACGATGGCCTGCATCGCAACGGcggcaatggcaacagcaGTTGCCACGAGGCTGGAATAGGATCTCTGCAGAACACGGCCGACTCGAAATTGTGGTATTTAGCCCAAAAGCCAGAACAAAACTCAATGAATATTCGAACTCAAACCAAATTAAACGACAAACGAACTTCAACAAACATTGAAAAGAAACTTTCGTTACATAAGCATATTTGTGGAAAAGGATTCAACCTGATCATGCAGCAAGT CTTCGATTCTGGCACACATCCATCGAGCACAGCCGACGCGCTAATCGAGCCATTAAG AGTCTCACCGATGATTCGTGAATTTGTGCAATCTATTGACGATCGGGAATGGCAGACGCAACTGTTTGCCCTGCTGCAGAAGCAAACCTACAACCAGGTGGAAGTGGATCTCTTCGAGCTGATGTGCAAAGTGCTCGACCAGAATTTGTTCTCGCAAGTAGACTGGGCACGGAACACCGTCTTCTTCAAGGATCTGAAG gTCGACGACCAAATGAAGCTGCTGCAGCATTCCTGGTCGGACATGCTTGTTCTGGATCACCTGCATCATCGAATCCATAACGGCCTGCCCGACGAGACGCAACTGAACAATGGTCAGGTGTTCAATCTGATGAGTCTGGGTTTGTTGGGAGTGCCACAGCTGGGCGATTACTTCAACGAGCTGCAGAACAAGCTGCAGGACCTGAAATTCGATATGGGCGACTATGTCTGCATGAAATTCCTAATCCTGTTGAATCCAA GTGTACGGGGTATTGTCAACCGGAAGACCGTCTCCGAGGGACATGATAATGTGCAAGCCGCTTTGCTGGACTACACCCTCACCTGCTATCCGTCAGTGAAT GACAAATTCAGAGGGCTAGTTAACATCTTACCGGAAATCCATGCCATGGCCGTTCGCGGCGAGGATCACCTGTACACCAAGCACTGTGCCGGCAGTGCGCCCACCCAAACGCTGCTCATGGAGATGCTGCACGCCAAGCGCAAGGGATAG
- the Nufip gene encoding nufip, producing MEEKVLPKFVLPSPKFGKPNGSTTSNHLYLTPSGMTLLPRSKQPPPMYGARGSTVPAKYLHQEQSSPVSVPASPPVYHSPPRPEFCHTCVMELANSQDMKLHLEQHEFCPADDCDFAALHNILERHIESNHITGTYVKVKKVWSEEELAAWRAERRKKFPTAANVELARLAKEQRIKRGERLEASKSRFGNREDRQRTRGGPQGDHKVRFDPKNKKKRCAKGKANEKKKKRVGTDKANEALKQKETNEDKKEEEVNLCSLGNAKFGGTGQMPEYQHFKAKVQKKDNALSSFLGMYGSDSDEESEAESDDQNTADCSKQIPAQVESSQSMPSEITEMGPALEASNTPNSVDNTQTCEDFTPMLEMTSSDQVPREISNISQITTSNSEPAKEDGSSDEGPDEEPFQRVTETITASDPVKPPPEPMEPKPQTAPKRAAPKRIYGLNYKRARKQTPNTMLSKLLESDIRHERNVLLQCVRHVCERNFFGIGQAKPNQETLVTTCDKTVDSTPDAL from the exons ATGGAAGAAAAGGTTCTGCCGAAATTCGTATTACCGTCTCCAAAGTTCGGCAAGCCCAATGGATCCACCACATCCAATCACCTCTACCTGACCCCCAGCGGGATGACCCTGCTGCCGCGCTCCAAGCAACCGCCGCCCATGTACGGTGCACGAGGATCAACAGTGCCAGCTAAATATCTGCACCAAGAACAA AGCAGCCCAGTGAGCGTGCCTGCATCCCCGCCAGTTTACCATTCTCCTCCGCGACCGGAATTTTGTCACACATGTGTAATGGAGCTGGCCAACTCTCAGGATATGAAACTCCACCTGGAGCAACACGAGTTCTGCCCTGCCGATGACTGCGACTTTGCGGCGCTCCACAACATCCTGGAACGTCACATAGAATCCAATCACATCACAGGAACCTACGTAAAGGTAAAGAAAGTTTGGTCCGAGGAAGAATTGGCCGCTTGGAGGGCAGAACGAAGAAAAAA ATTTCCCACTGCGGCCAATGTTGAGCTGGCTAGATTAGCCAAGGAACAGCGAATTAAACGCGGAGAGCGCCTGGAGGCTTCGAAATCTCGCTTCGGAAACCGGGAAGATCGCCAACGGACGCGAGGAGGACCCCAGGGAGATCACAAAGTTCGTTTCGATccgaaaaacaagaaaaagaGATGTGCCAAAGGGAAAGCCAatgaaaagaagaaaaaacgtGTTGGTACTGATAAAGCAAACGAAGCTTTGAAGCAGAAAGAAACTAATGAAGATAAAAAAGAAGAGGAAGTTAATTTGTGCTCCCTGGGAAATGCTAAATTTGGAGGAACTGGACAAATGCCGGAGTACCAGCACTTTAAGGCAAAAGTTCAAAAGAAGGATAATGCTTTGTCTAGCTTTCTTGGAATGTACGGGTCAGATAGTGACGAAGAAAGTGAAGCTGAGAGTGATGATCAGAATACAGCAGACTGCAGTAAACAAATCCCAGCACAAGTAGAGAGCTCCCAAAGTATGCCATCTGAAATCACAGAAATGGGTCCAGCCCTTGAGGCTTCAAATACACCTAACTCTGTTGATAATACTCAAACTTGTGAAGACTTTACACCTATGTTGGAAATGACATCATCAGACCAAGTGCCGCGAGAAATAAGCAACATTAGTCAAATAACTACATCTAACTCAGAGCCTGCCAAGGAAGATGGCTCCTCCGACGAAGGACCGGATGAAGAGCCCTTCCAGCGAGTGACCGAAACTATAACAGCGTCAGATCCAGTCAAACCACCTCCTGAACCAATGGAACCGAAGCCACAAACTGCACCCAAAAGAGCAGCTCCAAAGCGAATTTATGGCTTGAACTACAAGAGAGCGCGCAAGCAAACCCCGAACACTATGTTGTCGAAACTATTAGAATCCGATATACGCCATGAAAGAAATGTCCTGCTGCAGTGCGTGCGACATGTTTGCGAGAGAAATTTCTTTGGCATTGGTCAAGCTAAACCAAATCAAGAAACGTTGGTTACCACTTGTGATAAAACCGTTGATTCAACACCGGATGCATTATAA
- the ftz-f1 gene encoding ftz transcription factor 1, isoform A, whose protein sequence is MLLEMDQQQATVQFISSLNISPFSMQLEQQQQPSSPALAAGGNSSNNAASGSNNNSASGNNTSSSSNNNNNNNNDNDAHVLTKFEHEYNAYTLQLAGGGGSGSGNQQHHSNHSNHGNHHQQQQQQQQQQQQHQQQQQEHYQQQQQQNIANNANQFNSSSYSYIYNFDSQYIFPTGYQDTTSSHSQQSGGGGGGGGGNLLNGSSGGSSAGGGYMLLPQAASSSGNNGNPNAGHMSSGSVGNGSGGAGNGGAGGNSGPGNPMGGTSATPGHGGEVIDFKHLFEELCPVCGDKVSGYHYGLLTCESCKGFFKRTVQNKKVYTCVAERSCHIDKTQRKRCPYCRFQKCLEVGMKLEAVRADRMRGGRNKFGPMYKRDRARKLQVMRQRQLALQALRNSMGPDIKPTPISPGYQQAYPNMNIKQEIQIPQVSSLTQSPDSSPSPIAIALGQVNASTGGVIATPMNAGTGGSGGGGLNGPSSVGNGNSSNGSSNGNNNSSTGNGTSGGGGGNNAGGGGGGTNSNDGLHRNGGNGNSSCHEAGIGSLQNTADSKLCFDSGTHPSSTADALIEPLRVSPMIREFVQSIDDREWQTQLFALLQKQTYNQVEVDLFELMCKVLDQNLFSQVDWARNTVFFKDLKVDDQMKLLQHSWSDMLVLDHLHHRIHNGLPDETQLNNGQVFNLMSLGLLGVPQLGDYFNELQNKLQDLKFDMGDYVCMKFLILLNPSVRGIVNRKTVSEGHDNVQAALLDYTLTCYPSVNDKFRGLVNILPEIHAMAVRGEDHLYTKHCAGSAPTQTLLMEMLHAKRKG, encoded by the exons ATGTTATTAGAAATGGATCAGCAACAGGCGACCGTACAGTTTATATCGTCGCTGAATATATCGCCGTTCAGCatgcagctggagcagcagcagcagccctCCAGTCCCGCTCTGGCCGCCggtggcaacagcagcaacaacgcgGCCAGCggtagcaacaacaacagcgccagcggcaacaacaccagcagcagcagcaacaacaacaacaacaataacaacgacAATGATGCACACGTTCTAACGAAATTCGAGCACGAATACAATGCCTACACGTTGCAGTTGGCCGGAGGCGGTGGGAGTGGCAGCGGCAATCAGCAGCACCACAGCAACCACAGCAACCACGgcaaccaccaccagcagcagcagcaacaacagcaacagcagcagcaacatcagcagcagcagcaagaacactaccagcagcaacagcaacagaataTCGCCAACAATGCCAATCAATTCAACTCCTCGTCCTACTCGTATATATACAATTTCGATTCACAGTATATATTCCCGACAGGCTACCAGGACACCACCTCCTCACACTCGCAACAGagcggaggaggcggtggcggcggcggtggcaacCTGCTAAACGGCAGCTCCGGCGGCAGCTCCGCCGGCGGTGGCTACATGCTGCTCCCCCAGGCGGCCAGCTCCAGTGGCAATAATGGCAATCCGAATGCCGGCCACATGTCCTCCGGTTCCGTGGGCAATGGCAGCGGAGGCGCTGGCAATGGCGGAGCGGGCGGCAACTCCGGTCCCGGCAATCCCATGGGCGGTACGAGCGCCACGCCGGGACACGGCGGCGAGGTGATCGACTTCAAGCACCTGTTCGAGGAGCTTTGCCCCGTGTGTGGCGACAAGGTGAGCGGCTACCACTACGGCCTGCTCACCTGCGAGTCCTGCAAGGGATTCTTCAAGCGCACCGTGCAGAACAAGAAGGTCTACACCTGCGTGGCGGAGCGGTCGTGCCACATCGacaagacgcagcgcaagcgGTGTCCCTACTGCCGATTCCAGAAGTGCCTCGAGGTGGGCATGAAGCTAGAGG CTGTTCGAGCGGATAGAATGCGTGGTGGACGCAACAAATTCGGACCCATGTACAAACGGGATCGCGCGCGGAAGTTGCAAGTGATGCGGCAGCGGCAGTTGGCGCTGCAAGCGCTGCGCAACTCGATGGGTCCGGACATCAAGCCAACGCCGATCTCGCCGGGCTACCAGCAAGCATATCCAAATATGAACATTAAGCAGGAAATTCAAATACCTCAG GTATCCTCACTCACCCAATCTCCGGACTCGTCGCCCAGCCCCATAGCAATTGCGTTGGGACAGGTGAACGCGAGCACGGGCGGTGTTATAGCCACGCCCATGAACGCCGGCACTGGCGGCAGTGGGGGCGGTGGTCTGAACGGACCAAGTTCCGTGGGCAACGGCAATagcagcaacggcagcagcaacggcaacaacaacagcagcacgGGCAACGGAACGtccggaggaggaggtggcaATAATGcgggcggcggaggaggaggaaccAATTCCAACGATGGCCTGCATCGCAACGGcggcaatggcaacagcaGTTGCCACGAGGCTGGAATAGGATCTCTGCAGAACACGGCCGACTCGAAATTGTG CTTCGATTCTGGCACACATCCATCGAGCACAGCCGACGCGCTAATCGAGCCATTAAG AGTCTCACCGATGATTCGTGAATTTGTGCAATCTATTGACGATCGGGAATGGCAGACGCAACTGTTTGCCCTGCTGCAGAAGCAAACCTACAACCAGGTGGAAGTGGATCTCTTCGAGCTGATGTGCAAAGTGCTCGACCAGAATTTGTTCTCGCAAGTAGACTGGGCACGGAACACCGTCTTCTTCAAGGATCTGAAG gTCGACGACCAAATGAAGCTGCTGCAGCATTCCTGGTCGGACATGCTTGTTCTGGATCACCTGCATCATCGAATCCATAACGGCCTGCCCGACGAGACGCAACTGAACAATGGTCAGGTGTTCAATCTGATGAGTCTGGGTTTGTTGGGAGTGCCACAGCTGGGCGATTACTTCAACGAGCTGCAGAACAAGCTGCAGGACCTGAAATTCGATATGGGCGACTATGTCTGCATGAAATTCCTAATCCTGTTGAATCCAA GTGTACGGGGTATTGTCAACCGGAAGACCGTCTCCGAGGGACATGATAATGTGCAAGCCGCTTTGCTGGACTACACCCTCACCTGCTATCCGTCAGTGAAT GACAAATTCAGAGGGCTAGTTAACATCTTACCGGAAATCCATGCCATGGCCGTTCGCGGCGAGGATCACCTGTACACCAAGCACTGTGCCGGCAGTGCGCCCACCCAAACGCTGCTCATGGAGATGCTGCACGCCAAGCGCAAGGGATAG
- the CG6885 gene encoding uncharacterized protein — MARRTQSRYIFDIEDNFRVFRHQFFVNGARRADCTTCESRVPVSEPYHHHWRNDIENNRSHCIQIGSDEKDILKRIEDQAIEEFILCDGSIAARTNDFLLDAGMDAVPQLLRFLSFGTEKLETTVGFYVDVKKERMYYESSPLNIENHFDIGEAVDMIFSMLLEKISNYVLLHQKVPLEACVIRRMKVTVKRFCVSPKSNSLKLPLQYRVKNATEVIGNGSNKHSSDLAQLSETYINQKDQNQHIPATLKINLYTFRVCSTSKELFAVPYLLRGDDVENTPTFIIQTDVVGDFRGLLEIRNIRKFLRVDTHDRVFECRQCQSHFVDRVHLALHKQIACGRNFMVWHMDKDAIELHENCLPLPKEYFKYEWVGLASKRI; from the coding sequence ATGGCCCGCCGAACACAATCGCGTTATATCTTTGACATCGAGGATAACTTCCGTGTGTTTCGCCACCAGTTTTTCGTCAACGGTGCAAGGAGAGCGGATTGCACAACCTGTGAAAGTCGAGTGCCAGTCAGCGAACCATACCATCATCATTGGCGAAATGATATCGAGAACAATAGAAGCCATTGCATTCAAATTGGTTCTGATGAAAAGGATATCCTGAAGAGGATCGAGGACCAGGCCATCGAAGAGTTTATCTTGTGTGATGGAAGCATTGCGGCCAGGACCAACGACTTTCTTCTGGATGCTGGGATGGATGCAGTTCCGCAACTGCTGCGatttttaagttttggtaCAGAAAAATTGGAGACCACAGTTGGATTTTACGTGGATGTGAAAAAGGAGCGAATGTACTACGAAAGCAGTCCGTTAAATATCGAAAACCATTTCGATATTGGTGAGGCGGTGGACATGATATTCTCCATGCTGCTGGAGAAGATCAGCAACTACGTGCTGCTCCATCAGAAGGTTCCACTGGAGGCGTGTGTCATCAGAAGGATGAAGGTGACGGTCAAGAGATTTTGCGTCTCGCCTAAGAGCAATTCTCTTAAACTTCCTTTGCAGTACCGAGTAAAAAACGCAACAGAAGTCATTGGAAATGGAAGTAATAAGCATTCCTCCGATTTAGCACAACTTTCTGAAACTTATATAAACCAAAAGGACCAAAATCAACACATTCCGGCAACTCTAAAAATAAACCTGTACACTTTTCGGGTCTGCAGCACTTCCAAGGAATTATTTGCAGTACCATATTTGCTCCGAGGCGATGATGTCGAAAACACACCCACCTTCATCATTCAAACGGACGTAGTTGGTGACTTTCGGGGCTTACTTGAGATCCGAAACATAAGAAAGTTCCTGCGCGTGGATACCCACGATCGAGTGTTCGAGTGCCGCCAGTGTCAATCCCACTTTGTGGACCGGGTGCACCTGGCGCTCCACAAACAAATCGCCTGTGGCAGGAACTTTATGGTGTGGCACATGGACAAGGACGCCATCGAGTTGCACGAGAATTGCCTGCCTCTGCCAAAGGAGTACTTCAAATATGAATGGGTCGGATTGGCAAGCAAGCGAATTTAA
- the Atg3 gene encoding Autophagy-related 3: protein MQSVLNTVKGTALNVAEYLTPVLKESKFRETGVLTPEEFVAAGDHLVHHCPTWQWAAGDETKTKPYLPKDKQFLITRNVPCYRRCKQMEYVGEETLVEEESGDGGWVETHQLNDDGTTQLEDKICELTMEETKEEMHTPDSDKSAPGAGGQAEDEDDDEAIDMDDFEESGMLELVDPAVATTTRKPEPEAKASPVAAASGDAEASGDSVLHTRTYDLHISYDKYYQTPRLWVVGYDEQRKPLTVEQMYEDVSQDHAKKTVTMESHPHLPGPNMASVHPCRHADIMKKIIQTVEEGGGQLGVHLYLIIFLKFVQTVIPTIEYDFTQNFNMS from the exons ATGCAGAGTGTTCTCAACACCGTCAAGGGCACAGCGCTCAATGTGGCCGAATATCTGACGCCCGTTTTGAAG gaATCGAAATTCCGTGAGACAGGTGTTCTCACTCCGGAAGAATTCGTGGCCGCCGGTGATCACCTGGTGCACCATTGTCCAACTTGGCAGTGGGCCGCTGGCGATGAGACCAAGACAAAACCCTACCTACCAAAGG ATAAGCAATTCCTGATAACGCGCAATGTTCCCTGCTATCGTCGCTGCAAGCAGATGGAATACGTCGGCGAGGAGACGCTGGTGGAGGAGGAGTCCGGTGACGGCGGTTGGGTGGAGACTCATCAACTGAACGATGATGGCACCACCCAGCTGGAGGACAAGATCTGCGAACTGACAATGGAGGAGACAAAG GAAGAAATGCACACTCCAGATAGCGACAAATCTGCGCCGGGCGCTGGGGGCCAGGCTGAagacgaggacgacgacgaggcTATTGACATGGACGATTTCGAGGAGAGCGGCATGCTGGAGCTGGTCGATCCGGCTGTAGCCACCACGACACGCAAGCCGGAGCCGGAAGCAAAGGCCAGCCCAGTGGCAGCCGCATCGGGCGACGCGGAGGCCAGCGGTGACTCTGTGCTCCATACACGCACGTACGACCTGCACATCAGCTATGATAAGTACTATCAGACGCCGCGACTCTGGGTGGTGGGCTATGATGAGCAGCGCAAGCCACTGACCGTGGAACAGATGTACGAGGATGTCTCGCAGGATCACGCGAAGAAAACTGTCACCATGGAGTCCCATCCGCATCTTCCAGGTCCCAATATGGCCTCTGTGCATCCATGTCGGCATGCGGATATCATGAAGAAGATTATACAGACGGTAGAGGAGGGCGGCGGTCAGCTGGGAGTGCATTTATACTTGATCATATTCCTCAAATTCGTTCAGACCGTCATACCAACCATCGAATACGATTTTACGCAAAACTTCAACATGTCTTAA